One window of the Pirellulales bacterium genome contains the following:
- a CDS encoding ThuA domain-containing protein, whose protein sequence is MPRRCTTVAALAFSCLFAGVPFAWADGTKVLIVGHKRDHPYRTHEYLAVGRLLADCLRQSPGVEATVVDGWPRDPQACDGYAAVVLYTSAGGNLLLSGARRATAERLFASPAGFVALHWATAAEGAEVGPDYQAALGGRFSFEFSGLRVDQARLRFDLPDHPILRGIEPFELRDEYYLNLRFADGAQGLVTALLPQTAEQPALEQRIAWTHERGSGGRSFGLTAGHFFDNFAREDFRRLVVQGILWSAKLDVPAAGAPVAIDAAALALPPDTAEHRQP, encoded by the coding sequence GTGCCGCGGCGGTGTACGACCGTCGCGGCACTTGCTTTTTCTTGCCTGTTCGCCGGCGTTCCATTCGCCTGGGCCGACGGGACGAAAGTCCTGATCGTCGGCCACAAGCGCGATCATCCTTATCGCACGCACGAGTACCTGGCCGTCGGCCGGCTCCTGGCCGATTGCCTGCGGCAGTCTCCCGGAGTCGAGGCCACGGTCGTCGATGGCTGGCCGCGCGATCCGCAAGCCTGCGACGGCTATGCGGCCGTCGTGCTGTACACCAGCGCCGGCGGCAACCTGCTGCTTTCCGGCGCGCGTCGAGCCACCGCCGAGCGCCTGTTTGCGTCGCCCGCGGGTTTCGTTGCCCTGCATTGGGCCACGGCGGCCGAAGGTGCCGAAGTGGGGCCCGACTATCAAGCCGCCCTGGGGGGCCGCTTCTCGTTCGAATTCTCCGGTCTGCGAGTCGATCAGGCCCGACTGCGCTTCGACTTGCCGGACCATCCGATCCTGCGCGGGATCGAACCCTTCGAGCTGCGCGACGAGTATTACCTCAATTTGCGGTTTGCCGACGGCGCGCAAGGTCTCGTCACGGCCCTGCTGCCGCAGACCGCGGAACAGCCTGCCCTGGAGCAGCGCATCGCCTGGACCCACGAGCGCGGCAGCGGCGGGCGATCGTTCGGGCTCACGGCTGGACACTTCTTCGACAACTTTGCCCGCGAGGATTTTCGTCGGCTCGTGGTGCAGGGAATCCTCTGGAGCGCCAAGCTCGACGTGCCTGCGGCCGGAGCGCCGGTGGCCATCGATGCCGCGGCCCTCGCCTTGCCGCCCGACACGGCGGAGCATCGACAGCCATGA
- a CDS encoding serine protease has translation MRRFSWGALAWFAVALVALPAVAQKGDGVGGKVETNKAAEAPAEEAPADPPPAAEAPAPSGALNKRDIFKKTLASTVLILVGQGTDHFGIGTGFVVDAKEKLIVTNHHVVEDDLDKVEIVLPDYRNGKLITELKHYVDSETLPAKVIDTKSIVDLAVLQVPQLPDDAVPIKMAQVSAEPGEEVHSIGGNTSGGQGMWIFTTGTVRQVYENTINVGFRISCQMVETQSPINPGDSGGPVVNSLGELIGVTDSYKNNVNLRSFAIDISEVTKYLEEVRPMLHPKTADEYFARGMIYLDKGRYRLAIRDFNEAIDQDDKRPEMFVARGDAQRFGGEYDGAIENYAAAIRLDPKLATAFMGRGFCFKWKEQYETALRDFAEAISLDPTLILAYRGRGETYMAMNKPEDAANEYTEAIRQAPSDKNLYNSRGNAFLAMGENKKAYTDYTESIRLAEGTDSIPFYNRALALNAEGDKQGALADLTKAIELYDGDADFFMKRGLILHELKELQKALDDMNKALELQPNNAYLYVYRGNIFTSADMKDRAEEDYRKAESIDPQALAKKVASKHFDRRYFKVVNNTGEDLVVKVYYYTKSVDGTWLWYPAASANTLGEPAVFEVASGKSGQLVHDGFDIKCAAVRIWAEGRRTGKTWTEHKDNIVPTVPDNGYDAEDWESFTYTFE, from the coding sequence TTGAGGCGGTTCAGTTGGGGAGCGCTGGCGTGGTTTGCCGTGGCGCTGGTGGCGCTGCCGGCCGTCGCGCAAAAGGGAGACGGTGTCGGCGGTAAGGTCGAAACCAACAAGGCCGCCGAAGCGCCCGCGGAAGAAGCGCCCGCGGACCCGCCGCCGGCCGCAGAGGCGCCGGCGCCGAGTGGCGCGCTCAACAAGCGCGACATCTTCAAGAAGACGCTGGCCAGCACGGTGCTGATTCTCGTCGGCCAGGGAACGGATCACTTCGGCATCGGTACCGGCTTTGTGGTCGACGCCAAGGAAAAGTTGATCGTCACGAATCACCACGTCGTCGAGGACGATTTGGACAAAGTTGAGATCGTGCTGCCGGACTATCGCAACGGCAAGTTGATCACCGAGTTGAAACACTACGTCGACAGCGAAACGCTGCCGGCCAAGGTGATCGACACCAAGAGCATCGTTGACCTCGCGGTGCTGCAGGTGCCCCAACTCCCCGACGACGCCGTGCCGATCAAGATGGCCCAGGTGAGCGCCGAGCCGGGTGAGGAAGTGCATTCGATCGGCGGCAACACGTCGGGCGGTCAGGGGATGTGGATCTTCACCACCGGCACCGTGCGCCAGGTCTACGAGAACACGATCAACGTCGGGTTCCGCATCAGTTGCCAGATGGTCGAGACGCAATCACCCATCAATCCCGGCGACAGCGGCGGGCCGGTGGTCAATTCGCTCGGCGAACTGATCGGCGTCACCGACAGCTACAAGAACAACGTCAATCTGCGCAGCTTCGCGATCGACATCAGCGAAGTCACGAAATATCTCGAAGAAGTCCGGCCGATGCTGCACCCGAAGACGGCCGACGAGTATTTTGCCCGGGGCATGATCTACCTCGACAAGGGCCGTTACCGACTGGCGATCCGCGATTTCAACGAGGCGATCGACCAGGACGACAAGCGACCCGAGATGTTCGTGGCCCGCGGCGATGCGCAGCGGTTCGGCGGCGAGTACGACGGCGCCATCGAGAACTACGCCGCGGCGATCCGTCTCGATCCGAAGCTGGCGACGGCCTTCATGGGCCGGGGCTTCTGTTTCAAGTGGAAGGAACAGTACGAGACGGCGCTACGCGATTTCGCCGAGGCCATCAGCCTGGATCCCACGTTAATTCTCGCCTATCGCGGCCGCGGCGAGACGTACATGGCGATGAACAAGCCGGAAGACGCGGCAAACGAGTACACCGAGGCCATCCGGCAGGCCCCCAGCGACAAGAACCTTTACAACAGCCGGGGCAACGCCTTCCTGGCGATGGGCGAGAACAAGAAGGCCTACACCGACTACACCGAATCGATCCGCCTGGCCGAGGGCACCGACTCGATTCCGTTCTATAACCGCGCCCTGGCCCTCAATGCCGAGGGCGACAAACAGGGCGCTTTGGCCGACCTGACCAAGGCCATCGAACTGTACGACGGCGATGCCGATTTCTTCATGAAGCGGGGCCTGATCCTGCACGAACTCAAAGAGCTGCAAAAGGCCCTCGACGACATGAATAAGGCTCTCGAGCTGCAGCCCAACAACGCGTACCTGTACGTCTACCGCGGCAACATCTTCACCTCGGCCGACATGAAAGACCGCGCCGAGGAAGACTACCGCAAGGCCGAATCGATCGATCCGCAGGCCCTGGCCAAGAAGGTGGCCTCGAAGCACTTCGATCGGCGGTATTTCAAGGTGGTCAACAACACGGGCGAAGACCTGGTCGTGAAGGTCTACTACTACACAAAGAGCGTTGACGGCACCTGGTTGTGGTACCCGGCCGCGTCGGCCAACACGCTGGGCGAACCGGCCGTGTTCGAGGTGGCCTCCGGCAAGAGCGGCCAACTGGTCCACGACGGCTTCGACATCAAGTGCGCCGCCGTGCGGATTTGGGCCGAAGGCCGCCGCACGGGCAAGACCTGGACCGAGCACAAGGACAACATCGTGCCGACCGTACCCGACAACGGTTATGATGCCGAAGATTGGGAGTCGTTCACCTATACGTTCGAGTAA